A genomic window from Silene latifolia isolate original U9 population chromosome Y, ASM4854445v1, whole genome shotgun sequence includes:
- the LOC141632860 gene encoding uncharacterized protein LOC141632860, whose protein sequence is MHTRIQGPWIVCGDFNNILGYDERIGSVVTEVDIKRFLECTQTCDLADISAHGVFFTWSNKQDGDGRRFSSVDRVLVNMEWLMLFPDCTSTFLPEGLFDHNPCVIDLWRTSEGRKRLIKYFNVWGRYEKFSDIICSGLAA, encoded by the coding sequence ATGCATACTAGAATTCAAGGCCCTTGGATTGTATGTGGTGACTTCAATAATATTTTGGGATATGATGAAAGGATAGGTTCAGTAGTTACAGAAGTTGATATTAAAAGGTTTTTAGAGTGTACTCAGACCTGTGACTTAGCAGATATTTCTGCTCATGGTGTGTTCttcacttggagtaacaagcaaGATGGAGATGGGAGAAGGTTTAGTAGTGTTGACAGGGTTCTGGTCAACATGGAATGGCTTATGTTATTTCCTGACTGCACTAGTACTTTTCTTCCTGAAGGTTTATTTGATCATAACCCATGTGTTATTGACTTGTGGAGAACTTCAGAAGGTAGGAAAAGATTGATTAAGTATTTCAATGTGTGGGGGAGATATGAGAAATTCAGTGATATTATTTGCTCAGGTCTAGCAGCATAA